The genomic region GTTTACCAAAGCATCTAAAACTAATTTTATTGCGTCTTTGTGATCTTTCATGTCTTTTTTTATCTTGATTTTTTCTCCGTTAGCGTTATGCGTCAATAGAGAATCATTTATGCCGATCCTTTCAGCAAGACCTTTCGCCAGCACATTCCCATCAGTAGATTCGATCAATTGATATTTCAGTGAAGAGCTTCCGCAATTAATAATCAGTATTTTCATAGTTTTCATCCTCCATACTTTACATTTTATTGAGCCTGTACAGCTGTTGTTGCTATTACATCGACAATGTCTCTATAACTGCATCCTCTTGATAAATCATTAACTGGTGCACCCATTCCTTGTGTTATCGGTCCGATTGCATTTGCCTTAGCTAACCTCTGCACAAGCTTATATCCTATGTTGCCAGCTTGTAAGTCAGGGAATATAAGAACATTTGCATATCCTGCAACTTTGCTTCCTGGAGCTTTTAACTCTGCAACTTCTTTTACAAGAGCGGCATCTAATTGCAATTCACCGTCGATAGCAACATCTGGCATCAAATCCTTTGCTATCTCTGTCGCTTTTCTTACTTTGTCTACTAATTCATGTGATGCACTGCCCTTTGTGGAAAATGAAAGCATCGCAACTTTTGGTTCAAAGCCCAACAAATTCTTCGCAGTATTAGCAGATTGTACAGCAATAGAAGCAAGTTCTTCTGCATTAGGCGATGGATTAACTGCACAATCAGCAAACAAAAATACACCATTTTCGCCATATTCGCAATTAGGTACTTCCATTATAAAAAAGCTTGATACTATCTTTGCTCCTGGAGCCGTTTTAATTATCTGAAATGCTGGTCTTAATAAATCTGCAGTAGCATGAATAGCGCCAGATACCAATCCATCAGCATAACCCTCTTTAACCATCATACATCCAAAATAAATATTATCTTTGATTGTTTCTCTGGCTTTTTCTAAAGTAATTCCCTTGCTCTTTCTTAATTCATAAAAATCATTAGCATACCTATCAAACATTTCAGACTTTACAGGGTCAATGATTTCTGCTTTGGATATGTCTAAATCTTTTGCTGCACTTTTTATCTCGTCCTCATTTCCCAGAAGCACTAAATCTGCGATTCCCTCTTTTAGGACTATCTCAGCAGCCTTTAATGTCCTCGGTTCCGCACCTTCCGGCAAAACAATTTTCTTTTTGTCACTTTTGGCTTTTTCAATGATACTTTGAATAATACTCATAAAATCGTCCCTTCCTCCAAAATATTTATCTTTATATATTTCTCCTTTAAAAAGAAGAAATATATTGTATACACATTTTACATTTTAACATATTTTTTATAAAATAATAAGTACAATTAATAATTTTTTAGAAAGGCGCATATTATGAGCGTATTAGGTTTAATTGTAGAATACAATCCACTTCACAATGGACATATATATCACATAAAAAAATCTATCGAAATGACAAAAGCAGACTTTGTGGTAGCAGTAATGAGCGGCAATTTTGTGCAACGTGGTATTCCTTCTATAATAGATAAGTGGTCAAGAACAGAAGCAGCATTATTATCCGGAATAGATTTAGTCATTGAGCTGCCTACAATATACGCTGTTTCCACTGCGGAAAAATTTGCTTACGGTGCAATAAAACTACTTGATTCATTACACATCGTTGATTACATATCGTTTGGAAGCGAACATGGCTTTATTGACGAATTATACCGAATATCAAAATTTCTGTTAGATGAGCCAGAAGACTATAAAGCGCTTTTGAAAAATTATTTAAAAAACGGCATCACATATGCAAAAGCACGTGAATTAGCGTTATTAAAATATTTTGGAGAAAACATCATTGACATTATCGGAAATCCAAATAACATACTTGGAATTGAATACATAAAAAGCTTAATCAAGTTAAATAGCAATATTAAACCTTTGACATTAAAAAGATTTGGGCCAGGCTATAATTCTCTGGAAACAGTAGAATCTTTTGCGAGTGCTACATATCTCAGAAAGGTTATAAATGATAAAAACTATTCTATATTAGAAAAATATATGCCACAATATTCTCTTGAAATTTTAAAAAATTGCATTGCAGAAGGTCATGGTCCCGTTACTTTAGACGATTTTGCTAAAATAGTAGTTTATCGTTTGAGAAATGATGCATCAGTAAAAGATGTTTTTGACGTTACAGAAGGCTTAGAAAACCGTATAAAAAAAGCCTCATCTCTTTACAATAATTTAAGCGACATAATAGGCTACATCAAAACTAAAAGGTATACCGAAAGCAGAATAAGGCGGATAATGATGCACGTCT from Thermoanaerobacterium sp. PSU-2 harbors:
- a CDS encoding nucleotidyltransferase, giving the protein MSVLGLIVEYNPLHNGHIYHIKKSIEMTKADFVVAVMSGNFVQRGIPSIIDKWSRTEAALLSGIDLVIELPTIYAVSTAEKFAYGAIKLLDSLHIVDYISFGSEHGFIDELYRISKFLLDEPEDYKALLKNYLKNGITYAKARELALLKYFGENIIDIIGNPNNILGIEYIKSLIKLNSNIKPLTLKRFGPGYNSLETVESFASATYLRKVINDKNYSILEKYMPQYSLEILKNCIAEGHGPVTLDDFAKIVVYRLRNDASVKDVFDVTEGLENRIKKASSLYNNLSDIIGYIKTKRYTESRIRRIMMHVLLDIDSSIYLKFDGPNYIRILGATKKGLKLLKEIKNKASIPIITKVSEYNKILSNTEMFEIDLKATDIYTLAYTNEPVSSLDFTKKFIVK
- the pta gene encoding phosphate acetyltransferase, whose product is MSIIQSIIEKAKSDKKKIVLPEGAEPRTLKAAEIVLKEGIADLVLLGNEDEIKSAAKDLDISKAEIIDPVKSEMFDRYANDFYELRKSKGITLEKARETIKDNIYFGCMMVKEGYADGLVSGAIHATADLLRPAFQIIKTAPGAKIVSSFFIMEVPNCEYGENGVFLFADCAVNPSPNAEELASIAVQSANTAKNLLGFEPKVAMLSFSTKGSASHELVDKVRKATEIAKDLMPDVAIDGELQLDAALVKEVAELKAPGSKVAGYANVLIFPDLQAGNIGYKLVQRLAKANAIGPITQGMGAPVNDLSRGCSYRDIVDVIATTAVQAQ